The genomic stretch TGTTcattacattttccttttgagGATAACCTTGCAGTTCTTTATAGCACTTGAAGTCAACTAAGGGTCTATACATTTGTTAACTCCATAAAGTGTCATTGTATAAACGTCTGTATTTCTTTGACAGTGGTGACCGCTACTGCGATGGCAGGAGCAGCCATGTACGAGCTGGTTCGCGTAGGTCACAATGAGCTGGTGGGAGAAATCATCCGTTTAGAGGGAGACATGGCAACTATCCAGGTCTACGAGGAGACTTGTATCCTTTCTGCTGACATATTACCCACCTCTGATATACATGTAACAAATCATGACCATGAGCTTAAGACTAGATTCACATAATGAATGTTACAAAAGATACTTTTTAGAGCTACtttacagtgcatccggaaagtattcacagcgcttcactttttccacattttgttatgttagagccttattccaaaatggattaaattaattattttcctcaacattctacacacaacaacccataatgacaaagtgaaaactgtgttttgcaaatctattaaaaataaagaacgaaaacataacatgtacataagtattcacagctttgttgaagcacctttggcagcaattacagcctcaagtcttcttgggtatgattccacaagcttggcacacctatttctgggcagtttgtcccattcttctttgcagaacctctcaagttccatcaggttggatgggcagcgtcggtgcacagccattttcagatctctccagagatgttcaatcgggttcaagtcagggctcaagtcagggctctggctgggccactcaaggactttcacagagttgtcccgaagccactcctttgttatcttggctgtgtgcttcaggtcgtagtcctgttggaagatgaaccgtcgccccagtctgaggtccagagcactctggagcatgttttcatccaggatgtctctgtacattgctgcattaatctttccctcaatcctgactagtctcccagttcctcctgctgaaaaacatccccacagcatgatgctgccaccaccatgcgtcactgtagggatggtattggccaggtgaggagcagtgcctggtttcctccagacatgacgcttggcattcaggccaaagagttcaatctttgtttcatcagaccagagaattttgtttctcatggtctgagagtccttcaggtttTCTGCAAACTCCAgccgagctgtcatgtgctttttactgaggagtggcttccgtctggccactctaccaaacaggcctgatttgtggagtgctgcagagatggttgtccttctggaaggttctcctctcttcatagaacaacactggagctctgtcagagtgaccattgggttcctggtcacctccctgactaaggcccttctcccccgatcgctcagtctggctgggcgtccaagaaatttttctgtacccttcgccagatctgtgcctcaatacaattctgtctcggaggtctacagataattccttggacttcatggcttggcttatgctctgatatgcactgtcaactgtggtaccttttatatagacaggtgtgtgtgtgtgtgtgtgtgtgtgtgcctttctaaatcatgtccaatcaactgaatatagcacaagtggactccaatcaagttgtagaaacatctcaaagatgatcagtggaaacaggatgcaccggagctacattttgagtgtcatggcaaaggctgtgaatacttatgtacatgttacgttttcgttctttatttttaatagatttgcaaaaattagcaaaaaacagttttcactttgtcattatgggttgttgtgtgtagaatgttgaggaaaataattaatttaatccattttggaataaggctgtaacataacaaaatgtggaaaaagtgaagcgctgtgaatactttccggatgcactgtacgtgatgataattgtgtgtctgtgttttgaaGACTGGCGTGTCAGTTTTGTGGTTTACCTTAACTTCATGCCACAGCCGGTGTGTCTGTCGGTGACCCTGTCCTTCGGACGGGAAAACCACTCTCTGTAGAGCTTGGACCAGGAATCATGGGCTCCATCTTTGACGGTATCCAGCGTCCACTGAAGGACATCAATGACCTCACTCAAAGTATCTACATCCCAAGAGGAGTAAACATTGGTGCTCTTAACAGAGACCTGAAATGGGAATTTACGCCCGGCCAGAGTCTTCGGGTAAGACAAATAGTCTGAGTGTGGTGTGAATTTCTCTCCTCTGTAAATGTTCTGACTAATTTCACATAATCTCCTCTCTAGGTCGGCAGTCACGTGACAGGTGGCGATATCTACGGCATGGTGTTTGAGAACTCTCTTATAAAGCACAAGCTGATGCTTCCACCTCGCAACCGAGGCACCGTCACCTACCTAGCCCCACCAGGAAACTACGACatttctgtgagtgtgtccaGAGGCAAAGCGCTTGTTTTTTGGATCAACATTTCCGTGGGACTGATTTTCTGACCCCGTTGCATTCAGGATGTGGTTCTGGAGCTTGAATTTGAAAGTGTGAAGGAGAAGTTCACCATGATGCAGGTGTGGCCGGTACGACAGATTCGCCCAGTCACTGAGAAGCTTCCTGCGAATTTCCCGCTGCTGACGGGCCAGAGAGTTCTGGACGCACTTTTCCCGTGAGTAGTAGAACTATTATTGGGTCTATTTTGGGTCTTCACATGTGAGGAACTACTTATTTTACATTGTGTGATTTAACATCTGTTAAACTAAATGACCGTGGTGCTCTACAGGTGCGTGCAGGGCGGCACCACTGCTATACCAGGAGCCTTTGGATGCGGCAAGACGGTGATCTCGCAGTCGCTTTCCAAGTATTCCAACAGTGACGTCATTATTTACGTCGGCTGTGGAGAGCGCGGGAATGAAATGTCTGAAGTGTTGCGGGATTTCCCCGAGGTAGGTGGAAGAAATCAAAATATCCAATTAGTCATATCTGTGACTTTTTACTTTACTGGGGTCATCTTCAGCGACTTACTTATATAAGAATAAACGAGTAAAGATAAATTATGATTTCAATATTTGTTTAGAGCAAAATGTCAGCCTTCCTATTGTATGATGTTAACACTGCTTATGCCCAACAGCTTACTATGGAGGTTGATGGCAAGACCGAGAGCATCATGAAGAGAACAGCACTGGTTGCTAATACATCCAATATGCCTGTGGCTGCCAGAGAGGCCTCAATTTATACAGGTACACACCATTCACTTTATAGGGAACCGTCTCATTGGTTAAGCTTGAGTGCCAGTGGAggtttgtgccaaatttaaaGAACGTTGCTCAATGGCTTCCTGAGAAATGCGTCCCAGTGTTCGCGACTGTCGCTGGCACAAAGGCATAAATACAGAGGGACTGTTCCCTTCCCTGTCACTTTATAAGCAGTGGGAAAACACTTCTCTCCTGTTTATAATTGTTGGGAGAATCCAATTAGTAAATTTGATGCATTACACCTCTGCAGGGATCACGCTGTCCGAATACTTCAGAGATATGGGCTATCATGTGAGCATGATGGCCGACTCAACGTCTCGATGGGCCGAAGCTCTGAGAGAAATCTCTGGAAGATTAGCTGAAATGCCTGCTGGTAAGTTCATGCTGGATGTGATTGATTTCATGTATTTGTAAGGACAGTGTGAGACagtttgtgttcatctttgtctgtAGACAGTGGATATCCTGCTTACCTGGGCGCCAGGTTGGCCTCCTTCTATGAGCGCGCTGGGCGTGTGAAGTGCCTGGGAAATCCAGAGCGAGAAGGCAGCGTCAGCATCGTAGGAGCGTGAGTTGACTTTCATATAAGCATTGAAAATACTCAAATTTCTGTTATACaatttttaaatcaatttgcAGTTGGTGCATTGAAATCACAGAGGATTAAAAAGTATTGtaattgaattattattgaGCGCTATTGTTCTCAGTAACAATGAAAATATCCGTCCCCAagtcttccattttttttttatatgattgTTAAATTTGTGCAAGATAGTGGGTGTTGAAAATGTCTTTGACAGCTAAGCTTTGTGATAATCTTTACATATTCTTTAGTTCCTTTTTCATGGGAGTAAGAGAAGAAGGCAGCCTAACGAAACAAACCTAGGCATGCAAGATGCATTAACAATGTATTAGTCTGACTTTTCCTTAAATACTGTGCATTCCTGTTAGtgtgtcgccccctggtggagatTTCTCAGACCCTGTCACTTCAGCCACATTAGGCATTGTTCAGGTAAGCAATGAGTATTGACTCGTCAGCTCTTTCCTTACACTTAATCTGGCAGTCAATATATCTTTTTTGCACACCGTTGTTGGTCTGTGTCAATCTccaatgttttcatatttttttgtttaggtGTTCTGGGGATTGGACAAGAAGCTAGCTCAGAGAAAGCACTTCCCTTCAGTAAACTGGCTGATTAGCTACAGCAAGTACACACGAGCTCTGGATGAATATTATGACAAACATTTCCCTGAGTTTGTTGCTCTTCGTACAAAAGCCAAAGAGAtcctccaggaggaggaggacctggcTGAAATTGTGCAGCTTGTAGGCAAGGTGAGGTTTCAGAttttatattagtttttatttcattttttttcccaatgCACACATTTTTACAGGCAGTTAATAGCTGCATTTGATGTGTAAAATCTGTTTTATAGAAGAGGCTTCTATAGAGTTAATGATGCATATTGTTTGTGTGCTGCTTAATAATCAACAACTCTGAAAGAATACATTGGACTGATCCTCgtgatgttgttttgtttacaggCTTCTCTTGCTGAGACCGATAAGATCACTCTCGAAGTTGCAAAGCTCATTAAGGACgacttcctgcagcagaacGGTTACACCCCCTACGACAGGTGAAGACAGAACATCTCATCAACCACAAAGCACATCTTTTCTATTCAGTGGGCTTGAAATTTCTCTCCCACCTTTATGTATACAATGAACACATTGAAATAGCTTCCACAACAACTGAAGACATACACAAATGTTCATATTTAAGTCCTTTTGTAAAATTGGAATGTAGAAAGATACGGCAACTACACAGATTAGAAATAAatgtatctatctattttaAGACATCCAAGTGATTTCTGCGGGAAgaaatgaaaaactaaatgttggACACACAATATTTTCCCGTCCCTTGATGGTTACATAATCTAAGCTTCACACATTCTCCTGTCCCCACACACAGGTTCTGCCCCTTCTACAAAACCGTCGGCATCCTCTCAAACATGATCGCCTTTTACGACATGTCCCGACACGCGGTGGAGTCCACAGCACAGAGCGACAACAAAATCACCTGGGCTATGATCAAGGAGCACCTGGGAGAGATCCTCTACAAAATCAGCTCCATGAAGTTCAAGGTACGATTGCTCCTCATTTCGTGAAGGGTTTCATATGTCTTTATCAGTCAAGATAAATAACGTATTCTCTGCTCCATGGATTCTTTAGGACCCCGTTAAGGATGGCGAAGTGAAGATCAAAGCAGAATTCGCCCAGCTGGTGGAGGACATGCAGAACGCCTTCAGGACTCTGGAGGAATGAGTTTTCCTACCCGTCGGATCCTCTCCCAACTATCCAAACCCTAGTGCAGTGCAACCTCGTGCAGATTGAATGGCCCGTGTTCTTAATGTCTGCCTCAGTCATGTGAACTCTTTTATTCCCTGGTGTTTACGTCCACTTACACATTCCTGCCCAAATTTCCTTTTCATTTGGTTGATTTTTGACTATACTTTATAAACCCAGTACTGGAATCCCCTCAGACGCCTGAATATATGGTTTGCTCAGTAAATGTTGCAACAAGCCAACATGTTGTGGTTAAAATCTGCGGGCCCCAATCAGATGCTTTACCCCAATGGCTGCATCAAAGAGATGACAGGGATGTTTCTTTTCCCCCAGGTGTGACCGTGatcaatacatatttaattaaatctaaTGGGAACATGAACAAAGGTAAAGGGACAAACGCACTCACTGCGTACCGAGTGATGAGTCATTCTGCCACCTCTTTCCTCTTAAGTGTGACCGTAATATTGTGGACTTGTGATTATTGTAAAGAGTTGTGTGTCGTATCGCATGTCTCACTATTATATTCGTGGTATGTTGCTGTctcctaaaataaatatttaagaaAAAGACTAAAGTTCATTGTGTCAGAAAGATTTGTTCATGTTTGATTTTGTGTAACCTATATCAAGCATGTGACaatcactttatttaaaatcttgCGATACAAAGTCTACTTTACGTTTGAAACAGCTGAACAAGAGTAGAATCAACGTTTGACTGCTGCAACTCACGACCACACGATGTTCAGTGAAGGACTCTGACCTCTAGGTGGCAGACAGAAAAAACGGACTCCTCTTGAAGCCTTATTTTCcccatgaatgtgtttttaaaggcttTGAAGAAGTGAGAAGAAAACATGACACACTACACCAAACCCTGGTTGACACGATCGTATATAGTGTATCTTTTTTCAACTCTTGCTTCAATCAACAGTGCAATATGTATGCTTAGATGGAGAGAAATATTTGAGTAATTATGCCTTCTGTCACATCAGTTCAATTCATCACCACTTTCATTTTATAGAAACCATGAAAGGCTACATTAGTATGTTTTTAACTTATTGTTAAAACAGACCTGTAATTACATAAAAATAGCTTTTTCCACATTGTGTGCATAACTTTGTTACTGTACATAACTAAAGCATTTGAAAACATGCTATCAAAGTagtttttgaaaacatttaatagAAATATCATTCTTATTGACTTTATCAGCTTTTCTGCTTGAAATACTCTTAGTTAAGCCTGACTTGCAGCATTAATTCCTCCAAAATAGATAATAGCTGTTATCTCGGGTCCCGGGCTCCATCAAGACTAATGGACGCATAACCCACAGGAGTAAGCAGaatcttttctttctgcattgATTCATCCCATCCAGACTCACACTGGTGGACATTAAGAGACTTCTGTGGTCTCAGGATTCATCCGCTTATAGCTCACAATGCAGctgcctttctttctctttgttcaGTTCGTGAAGACTGGCCGACGGGCAGcgtgtgtgtaaatatgaacaaaactgaaagtgaaatagaataataaaattCTCCTCTATGTAATTAATGACTATAATGTCTCTTATTATGAGCAAACATACTCTTGCAACCTCCTGCATGTCTCTGCCTACTTCATGAACATCATCCAGGCGCCAATTCTCTGAGCTGTCACTTCTGATGggtcatttttcaaaaagcTGCATTACTTTCCCATTTTGCTCCCGTTTTGTATGGGCTTCCCTGTCATCCGCTAACTAACTGTTGGGTGTAATGACAACCAGCTAAAGTGTTCATGAGCAAGAATCTAAATCTAAATTCCTGACACTTGCTGAGTTGTGCTCTGAACTTCTGCAGGGGGGCAAGTGAAAAGAAAACTTCCCTGCAGAGATCACTGTTAGTATCCAGTGTTGTCACAAATGTCAGAGTGTAATGTAAAGAAACCcctctgctcacacacacacacacacacacacacacacacacacacacacacacacacacacgcacacactcactcacactctccctttttctagagttgtctgtgtgtgagcagcaAGGTCAGGTTGCTAGTGGGAGGAAATGTGATCCCAGAGGGTGGAGCTACCCTCTGGATCACCGCTCACTCTCTAATCTATGAATGCCTGTCATGTTTCTCATTTACATCCAGCGGTCCAGCTCAGTGTGGATTGTCAAGTCTGCTGTTACAGCTTGTGAACACCTCAACATAGCCTGTCAGCTGTGGAGAGAGGCATGCAAGGCTGCTGGCTCTCTGCCTTCCTCAGCCAGTTGAGGTAGAGCACCTATATATACCAAGCATGCCATGTATTCAAACTTCTAATAGTAGCTGAAGCTGTGAACAAGGCTACGCCAAAGGACAACTGGTGAACTATTTAGTGACATGCGAGGAAGACCGTCTTGGCGAAAGTGAGTCCAAGTTGCTTTCTGTTGGGATATATCCACCGAGGGAATCCAAGAAATGAAAACCATCTCAGTGCACTGATACGGTCTCGCCGCAGCACCGCCACAGCAGAAACATGCCCATTTCCTTTTTCAACACAACTGACTGATGAGAAAGTAGGCTGCTGTCTTTGCCCCTCAGTCCTTTACAGAAGGCGCTTGGTGACAAGGGGTCATCTTTGAATCATTTTCCTCTTCATCGTTTCCAGAAGATCCCCTGGCTTTTACCCGGAGAGAGTACATCTGACTTTTCAGCCCACGTGTGTTGATGCTTTGGTGTTTTTGTGGCAGAGACTAAAGGTAAGTTAAGGGAGAAAAGATTTCATCATGGTTTTGTAAAAGTGGATTGTCCTATTAAACACAACTATAACATTAAATAAGTAATTGTGATCATTACTAGATAATGCAGTCAGATATGTAGTCATACAAAAACTGTTATATTAGGAAACTAAGATAAGACAAACAATCAAGAGTGGActgaattatatattttgtgttcCTATTTTTTATATCTATTCAATTAAATGCATAGATCCAAATCAGGCTCtgtatgacaaaataaaataataactcaCACGGACAATAGCTCAAGTACATCTGAGTGTTGATAACTTTCTTTTCACTGACCCAGATAGTTTGTCTCTGTGGACACTGTGGCCTTGTTTCAACAAATTACATTAGAAGCTCTTGGGAATGAGAATCCTCTGATTTTGGACATCATTAatttctacaaaaaaaacagaagatctTGTAGTAACAGGTTGAGTCCAGTAAAACCTGTTTAATACTGTATTGTGAGGTAGGGtgacatctttgtgtgtgtgtgtgtgtgtgtgtgtgtgtgtgtgtgtgtgtctgatacagtgagtgtgtgtttagattCTAATTGCCAaatataagaaataagaaaatatataaatccaTAAAAACATTTATGTCCTGAGGATTGTTATTGGTTGTGGTAGGTTATACAAGTTACACATGTTTAACATTTTCCCTTCACCTATGTGCTGTTACTGTGCCGTGCATTACTCAAGAGTTATATACAAAATTGAAATTGATGGTCTTTTGTGTTGAAATGACAGCGTATACACTTCAAAGTCATCTTTAGCAAGCCATTATGAAATGGGAGAAGTTAAAGCCTCCAGAGCCAGATGATCCTATGTGTTGCTGCGAGTGTGATATCGACCAGTACGGATGTTGCTGTGACTGTGAAGATCTGGATGAAGCCTTTAACAGGTATGAAGGGCGAAAGAAAAAGGGTCAGTATACTGAGAATATACTGAAATACTCTACTGGAAAGTAAAGCAAGTTTCACACTCTTTTAAAGACTGCTTTAAGTAACATTGTCTTTATTATGTATGACCaagaaataaatatagataCCACAGTCAGCAgctggctagctagcttagcataatgactggagacagggggaaacagctagcctggcttcTTGGAGTTGTGTCCATGGTTACTCTAGATTTGCAGAAACGtgcaaaaacatgtgaaaacgTGTGCAAGCTCTTGCAGGATCGCTGCCCGCTGATGTATCCTAACCGTAACGATGTTATAATGATCTTCAGTGCATTAATATAGCAGAAAACCACTAGAAGCTatatatagtggagtaatgtacAAGAGAATGatgtcttctgtgtgtgttgttgttgttgttgttgttgttgttgtccgaGCTTCACCTTGCTATGTTTACATAGCCGCTAGCTGCCATCCGCCAGCtcagctgtcgccatgttgagagccgttagGAGGCGATAGTAATACTTTCAATTTCAAATGAGGATTAGGCTGGGTTGCACCAATAACGATTCATTTTTAAATCCGATTAAAGCATGGTTTGAATGTAAAACCTCAATAAACATTATCTTAAAATAAGGAAAGATTCAATTTTAATATTTAGCACGAGAAATTAGAGCTTCTCTATCGAGCCATCATAAGTAATGTTTGGCCAACAAattgacttatttatttattttaaataggGTGAGTGATTGTACTCTTTTTAATTTTGGTTTAAACTTGGATTTACTGAATAGAGATTAGTTGTGTGCAACAGAGCTCTGCTTAATTTAAAATCTTGCTAAACTCAGATTACAAAACCATAAAGTGTTAATTAGTGGGCTTTAGTGGTGCTGGGAGGCAGATTGTGTGACCTTTCCCACAGAGCCAGACTGTTTCCAGTTTTCTTTTAGCtctgctaagctaaccagctccTGGCTCTagatttgtatttaaattgtatttatttgtcatcaGACTGGTATCAATCTCACACATCTAACTtttggaaacattttaaaatgtgaatttcCCAAAGTGATTAACGATTCCTTTAATATGACACCAATCCTGATGCACTGTCTCATAGAAGGGCGCTGAGTTAAAATCTAGAT from Cyclopterus lumpus isolate fCycLum1 chromosome 14, fCycLum1.pri, whole genome shotgun sequence encodes the following:
- the LOC117742968 gene encoding V-type proton ATPase catalytic subunit A, which translates into the protein MDTSNLPKIQDEERESEFGFVHGVSGPVVTATAMAGAAMYELVRVGHNELVGEIIRLEGDMATIQVYEETSGVSVGDPVLRTGKPLSVELGPGIMGSIFDGIQRPLKDINDLTQSIYIPRGVNIGALNRDLKWEFTPGQSLRVGSHVTGGDIYGMVFENSLIKHKLMLPPRNRGTVTYLAPPGNYDISDVVLELEFESVKEKFTMMQVWPVRQIRPVTEKLPANFPLLTGQRVLDALFPCVQGGTTAIPGAFGCGKTVISQSLSKYSNSDVIIYVGCGERGNEMSEVLRDFPELTMEVDGKTESIMKRTALVANTSNMPVAAREASIYTGITLSEYFRDMGYHVSMMADSTSRWAEALREISGRLAEMPADSGYPAYLGARLASFYERAGRVKCLGNPEREGSVSIVGAVSPPGGDFSDPVTSATLGIVQVFWGLDKKLAQRKHFPSVNWLISYSKYTRALDEYYDKHFPEFVALRTKAKEILQEEEDLAEIVQLVGKASLAETDKITLEVAKLIKDDFLQQNGYTPYDRFCPFYKTVGILSNMIAFYDMSRHAVESTAQSDNKITWAMIKEHLGEILYKISSMKFKDPVKDGEVKIKAEFAQLVEDMQNAFRTLEE